The following are from one region of the Paraglaciecola sp. L1A13 genome:
- a CDS encoding HAMP domain-containing sensor histidine kinase encodes MKIRPSLRLYFFISIALLGTGMTVGFSVLSVNYYIDGLDRGLNGVMHELVMTTDAQDGQPVDFADFQIASRWQDTPAIIQQRFRSPPTIENDLLKFKDQESFFSLPRNMFFVAMIRNAKGEPRYVTKVMLAKSDVQLKSKKHFSRFYWIIIIGLSVMTIFAGLLVVVMGKVAKPIESLGNWAKTLNHENVQLPPPDFIYNELNTLASIIKSSLDSAHQSLAREQTFLSYASHELRTPITVIRSNVELLKRLSEQSPLTSKQQLTLERIERAGLTMSDLTETLLWLGHKDDEPIHLEPVKLSEQIQNLSSELAYLLNGKNVEVDLEYQAYQFDTAATACHIVLSNLIRNAYQHTQHGRVQILQKGSCVTITNSSHIDDVKLTELQKDNSKSQLGYGLGLQLSEKIIQRHNWQYKIKDLPGFYQVKVDFNP; translated from the coding sequence ATGAAGATCCGCCCGAGTTTACGCTTATATTTTTTCATCAGCATCGCGCTTCTGGGTACTGGCATGACGGTGGGGTTTTCAGTTCTCAGTGTTAACTATTATATCGATGGATTAGACCGTGGACTAAATGGCGTTATGCACGAACTGGTCATGACAACAGACGCTCAAGATGGACAACCAGTGGATTTTGCGGACTTTCAAATTGCAAGCAGGTGGCAAGATACACCGGCTATTATTCAGCAACGTTTTCGTTCTCCGCCGACAATAGAAAATGATCTTTTAAAATTTAAAGATCAAGAGTCTTTTTTTTCGTTACCAAGAAATATGTTTTTTGTAGCCATGATACGTAACGCAAAAGGCGAGCCGCGCTATGTTACGAAAGTTATGTTAGCTAAGTCTGACGTTCAACTTAAAAGTAAAAAACATTTTTCCCGTTTCTATTGGATCATTATCATTGGCTTGAGTGTTATGACAATTTTTGCGGGTTTGTTAGTTGTTGTTATGGGTAAAGTCGCCAAGCCAATTGAGTCCTTGGGTAATTGGGCTAAAACACTTAATCATGAAAATGTTCAGCTGCCGCCACCTGATTTTATCTACAACGAGCTCAACACGTTGGCGAGTATTATTAAAAGTAGCCTTGATTCTGCGCACCAGAGTCTGGCTCGAGAGCAAACGTTTCTCAGTTACGCAAGCCACGAGCTAAGAACCCCTATTACTGTTATTCGCAGTAATGTGGAGCTCTTGAAGCGCCTAAGTGAACAGTCTCCTCTAACGTCTAAGCAACAATTGACACTCGAGCGCATTGAACGGGCGGGGTTGACGATGAGTGATCTAACGGAAACCTTACTCTGGTTAGGTCACAAGGACGATGAACCCATTCACCTTGAGCCAGTTAAACTTAGCGAGCAAATTCAGAATCTGTCATCAGAATTGGCCTATTTACTTAATGGTAAAAACGTCGAGGTGGACTTAGAATACCAAGCCTACCAATTTGATACAGCTGCAACTGCGTGTCACATCGTTCTGAGTAACTTGATCCGTAATGCTTATCAACATACACAACATGGCCGTGTGCAGATATTACAAAAAGGCAGCTGCGTGACCATTACCAATAGCTCGCACATTGACGATGTGAAATTAACCGAGCTGCAAAAAGACAATAGTAAAAGTCAACTTGGTTATGGTTTAGGCTTACAACTCAGTGAAAAAATCATTCAGCGTCATAACTGGCAATATAAAATCAAAGATCTACCGGGATTTTACCAAGTCAAAGTAGATTTTAATCCATAA
- a CDS encoding response regulator transcription factor, which yields MINVLLVEDDIDLASTIVDYLELESIDCDHASNGLMGLNLIERQPYQVIILDINMPKMDGLTLCALLREQGIDTPVLMLTARDTLNDKLQGFNAGSDDYLVKPFAMQELVARLHVLARRRSGEVKRFVLGELELDLSQRCAFIAHQPLKLSPTALKILEVLMRSSPKAISRLDIIEAVWGENQPDSNSLKVHIHHLRKQLDTYNGGINVETIAGVGFAIKVSSEGNNK from the coding sequence ATGATAAACGTTCTGTTAGTTGAAGATGATATTGATTTGGCAAGTACGATAGTGGATTACCTTGAATTGGAATCCATTGATTGCGATCACGCCAGCAACGGATTAATGGGCCTTAACCTTATAGAAAGGCAGCCTTATCAAGTCATTATTTTGGATATTAATATGCCCAAAATGGATGGTTTAACCTTGTGCGCGTTGTTAAGAGAACAAGGAATCGACACGCCCGTACTAATGCTTACTGCCAGAGATACACTAAACGACAAATTGCAGGGTTTTAATGCCGGTAGCGACGACTATTTAGTCAAACCGTTCGCCATGCAAGAATTGGTTGCGCGGCTGCACGTATTAGCAAGGCGACGAAGTGGCGAAGTTAAACGCTTTGTATTAGGTGAATTAGAACTCGATCTGAGTCAGCGCTGTGCGTTTATAGCTCATCAGCCCCTGAAACTCTCGCCTACGGCGCTGAAAATATTGGAAGTGTTAATGCGCTCCAGTCCAAAAGCGATCAGCAGACTAGATATTATTGAAGCAGTATGGGGGGAAAATCAACCAGACAGTAATAGTTTAAAAGTACATATACATCATCTGCGAAAACAGCTAGACACATACAACGGGGGCATTAACGTTGAAACAATAGCAGGAGTAGGTTTCGCGATTAAGGTCTCTAGTGAAGGCAACAATAAATGA
- a CDS encoding MHYT domain-containing protein — MFEAVTALFSPVDDNLLIVGDFDPLMVIISVALAIFASFMAMQVATQAAQLKDSSKRNILTLVASLALGGGVWSMHFLGMLALSLCTPISYDGLTTVISIVPSIAASWVALNIIIKRHVSVSQLAVGGILMGAGIGTMHYVGMAAMEMAPLLRYDMTIFLLSLVVAILLAILALWIRFSLAFLGKVKFGEHYRNGAAALVMGLAISGMHYTGMAAARFVRPPGFEFSDQNEYVSQYLGFTIALITIGLIVLVLAINMVLKYKELSDRAKLNETRLRATINASVDGVLGFDSTGKIESANNAICGLLGWREYELLEQNVHMLVTEPYRQEFDQYVAGHITSQRTTQGKGRDAAIKNRDGDAIPVRVSIGHVKQSGHNSFVAFVSDLRYRLDMESALRKSEAQFRSLLSNIPGIAFRCLDNETRPMLFISDAVESISGYPASDYIGDPPKRYFHDHVHPDDIGTALQIVDETQVFKLEYRIYNASGEIRWLLGYGAHSGDSYSDEKWLDGFIMDITERKEMEQSLVIAKEKAEQAASARAAFLANMSHEIRTPMNAVIGFSDILLDDVVEPEHRKYLTTINKSAKSLLHLLNDILDSAKLDKGKFQLEMRDFSLIEEVDSVVSTLWLQANKKGLYLNVNIAPEVGDLFNGAPDRIRQVLTNLIGNAIKFTAKGGVKITVGVKPSGCIEFSIIDTGIGMTPAQLELVFDAFGQADATMSRRFGGTGLGTTISKQLVELMGGRISASSCYEQGSCFTFSLPLEAPKSKVKPQSLNQRCTLPPLDILIVDDIQQNIDLLTLLMTRQGHSITTARDGKQALLRMRCDKIDVVLMDIQMPIMDGLTSSKERRKEEQKQQLSHLPIIALTASVLPEDRQAALDAGMDGFANKPVDTELLNIEIAQALGIDLTCEVIAVEPDDNSDFHIVNERKGIQLWGDKNTLLKEISLFVQKNEPLILDFGTALDSPVWSTIQAQLHTLKGLSGNLALTQLSQLLNDAERCAMRASIDELSNVFGAILTAITNIKVYLSAQDVAANEREESQNIVLVDSQVINLTEKLLNSALNNEYDEETLEMLVAGVNSELLERCKKIQNAFDDFEFEHAVNELQLLNKKLTQ, encoded by the coding sequence ATGTTTGAAGCTGTAACTGCTCTTTTTTCGCCAGTCGATGATAATTTACTCATAGTAGGGGATTTCGATCCTCTGATGGTTATCATTTCTGTTGCTCTGGCAATATTTGCCTCCTTTATGGCTATGCAAGTCGCCACCCAAGCTGCGCAACTGAAGGATTCATCCAAGCGTAATATATTGACGCTTGTGGCCAGTCTTGCCTTAGGAGGTGGCGTTTGGTCTATGCACTTCTTGGGGATGCTGGCGCTTTCTCTTTGTACACCTATCTCTTATGACGGACTAACAACCGTTATTTCAATCGTGCCAAGTATTGCGGCGTCTTGGGTTGCATTGAATATTATTATCAAAAGGCATGTGTCAGTATCGCAGTTAGCTGTCGGTGGTATTCTTATGGGCGCAGGCATTGGCACGATGCATTATGTTGGTATGGCTGCGATGGAAATGGCGCCACTACTACGATACGACATGACAATTTTCTTGTTGTCATTAGTGGTGGCCATTTTACTCGCTATTTTAGCTTTATGGATCCGCTTCAGCTTGGCTTTTTTAGGCAAAGTGAAGTTCGGTGAACATTATCGCAACGGTGCAGCTGCGCTCGTGATGGGGTTAGCTATTTCCGGTATGCACTACACTGGAATGGCGGCAGCGCGATTTGTACGTCCACCAGGATTCGAATTTTCAGACCAAAATGAATACGTCTCACAATATCTTGGTTTTACCATCGCACTTATCACCATCGGCCTTATTGTGTTGGTACTGGCCATTAATATGGTACTAAAATATAAAGAGCTATCAGACCGTGCAAAGTTAAATGAAACGCGTTTGCGTGCCACAATTAATGCCTCAGTTGATGGTGTGCTTGGATTCGACAGTACAGGTAAGATTGAAAGCGCGAACAATGCTATTTGTGGACTACTTGGTTGGCGTGAATATGAGCTTCTTGAACAGAATGTACACATGCTGGTTACCGAGCCGTATCGACAAGAATTTGATCAATATGTTGCTGGTCACATAACAAGCCAGAGAACAACTCAAGGGAAAGGGAGAGATGCCGCAATTAAAAATCGCGATGGAGACGCTATTCCGGTGCGCGTATCAATAGGGCATGTGAAACAGTCGGGGCACAACTCTTTTGTGGCGTTTGTTTCAGATTTACGTTATCGCCTAGATATGGAAAGTGCGCTACGTAAAAGCGAAGCGCAGTTTCGCTCACTGCTCAGTAATATTCCTGGTATTGCTTTTAGGTGTCTGGATAATGAAACACGCCCTATGCTTTTTATTAGCGACGCGGTAGAAAGTATTTCAGGTTACCCAGCAAGCGATTATATTGGCGACCCACCAAAACGCTACTTTCATGACCACGTACATCCGGATGATATCGGTACAGCGCTGCAAATAGTTGATGAAACTCAAGTCTTCAAACTTGAATACCGAATTTACAATGCTTCAGGAGAAATCCGCTGGCTATTGGGATACGGAGCTCATTCAGGAGATAGCTATTCAGACGAAAAATGGCTCGATGGGTTTATCATGGACATTACCGAGCGCAAAGAAATGGAGCAATCGTTAGTGATTGCTAAAGAAAAGGCGGAACAGGCTGCATCAGCCAGAGCCGCATTTTTAGCCAATATGAGTCATGAAATTCGCACGCCAATGAATGCCGTTATCGGTTTTAGTGACATATTGCTGGATGATGTAGTTGAGCCTGAACATCGTAAATACCTAACGACGATTAATAAATCCGCTAAATCCTTGTTGCATCTGCTTAATGATATTCTCGATAGTGCAAAATTAGATAAAGGTAAGTTTCAATTGGAAATGCGCGACTTTTCCTTAATTGAAGAAGTTGACTCTGTTGTATCTACATTATGGTTGCAGGCAAATAAAAAAGGCTTATACCTTAATGTCAATATCGCCCCTGAAGTAGGTGATTTATTCAATGGTGCACCAGATAGAATTCGTCAGGTTTTGACGAATTTAATTGGTAATGCGATTAAATTCACCGCCAAAGGCGGTGTAAAAATTACCGTGGGTGTTAAGCCTAGTGGCTGTATTGAGTTTTCAATAATCGATACGGGTATTGGTATGACGCCAGCACAATTAGAATTGGTATTCGATGCATTTGGCCAAGCTGATGCCACTATGAGCAGACGTTTTGGAGGAACTGGCTTAGGTACAACTATCAGTAAGCAATTGGTTGAACTTATGGGAGGAAGAATATCGGCTTCGAGTTGTTATGAACAAGGTAGCTGTTTTACATTTTCACTGCCTTTGGAAGCACCTAAATCTAAGGTTAAACCCCAGTCACTCAATCAACGCTGCACCTTACCGCCTTTAGACATATTGATAGTGGACGATATTCAACAAAATATTGATTTGCTAACATTACTGATGACTCGCCAAGGGCATAGTATTACTACTGCGCGTGACGGTAAACAAGCACTTCTGCGTATGCGCTGTGACAAAATTGATGTGGTGTTAATGGATATACAAATGCCTATTATGGATGGTTTGACGTCGTCAAAAGAGCGCCGAAAAGAAGAACAAAAACAGCAGTTATCACATTTGCCCATTATTGCGTTAACAGCAAGTGTGTTACCTGAAGACCGCCAAGCCGCGCTAGATGCAGGAATGGATGGTTTTGCTAACAAGCCAGTTGATACAGAGCTATTAAATATAGAAATTGCGCAGGCGTTGGGAATTGATTTAACGTGCGAAGTTATTGCGGTCGAACCAGATGATAACAGTGATTTTCATATCGTTAATGAACGAAAAGGTATCCAGTTGTGGGGCGACAAGAACACATTACTCAAAGAAATTTCGTTATTTGTGCAAAAAAATGAACCATTAATTTTGGACTTTGGGACGGCTTTAGACTCTCCTGTATGGTCAACGATACAAGCACAATTACATACCCTCAAAGGATTAAGCGGTAACTTAGCGCTGACACAGCTCAGCCAGTTATTAAATGACGCAGAGCGCTGCGCCATGCGCGCCTCAATCGATGAGCTTTCCAATGTGTTTGGCGCTATTTTAACAGCGATAACGAATATTAAAGTTTATCTATCTGCTCAAGACGTGGCCGCCAACGAGAGAGAAGAAAGTCAAAATATTGTGTTGGTAGACTCGCAGGTAATTAACCTTACCGAAAAACTGTTAAACTCTGCGTTAAATAATGAATACGATGAAGAAACTCTTGAAATGTTAGTTGCAGGTGTTAATAGTGAATTGCTTGAAAGATGCAAGAAAATTCAAAATGCCTTCGACGACTTTGAATTTGAGCACGCTGTGAATGAACTCCAGTTGCTCAATAAGAAACTTACTCAGTAG
- a CDS encoding two-component system response regulator — MLSNQKILVVDDEPANLRVLKKILGELYRLTFAKSGEEALRLVAREQPNLILLDVMMPGMTGFEVCQTLKSNPLSKRIPVMFVTALNDEVDEAKGFEVGAVDYITKPVSPAVVKARVRTHLSLVQADELRRTRLQVIQRLGRASEYKDNETGTHVLRMSHFSQVLALAYGLSANAADDLLHAAPMHDIGKIGIPDSIMLKPAKLTDEEFAIMKTHPEIGAEILGDSDSDLIELAKIVSLTHHEKWDGSGYPKGLKAEEIPLEGRIVAIADVFDALTSKRPYKEAWPIEKAVEFISSQSGIHFDPALVILFEKCLPQLIEIKDRWQDE; from the coding sequence ATGTTAAGTAATCAAAAAATACTTGTGGTAGATGACGAACCAGCAAATTTGCGGGTGCTGAAAAAAATACTCGGCGAATTGTATCGCCTGACGTTTGCTAAAAGTGGTGAAGAGGCGCTGCGTTTGGTTGCTCGCGAACAACCTAATTTGATCTTATTGGACGTTATGATGCCAGGCATGACAGGTTTTGAAGTATGCCAAACACTGAAGAGTAATCCGCTTAGTAAACGTATTCCAGTTATGTTCGTTACAGCATTAAATGACGAGGTTGATGAAGCAAAAGGTTTTGAGGTTGGGGCAGTGGATTATATTACCAAGCCCGTTTCACCCGCGGTGGTGAAGGCGAGGGTACGTACCCATTTATCTTTAGTTCAGGCAGATGAGTTGCGACGCACTCGGCTACAAGTAATACAGCGCTTAGGCAGGGCGTCAGAATATAAGGATAATGAGACCGGCACACATGTTTTGCGCATGAGCCACTTTTCTCAAGTGTTGGCATTGGCATACGGTCTATCAGCTAATGCAGCAGATGATTTGTTGCATGCTGCGCCGATGCACGACATAGGCAAAATAGGTATACCCGATAGTATTATGCTTAAGCCAGCTAAGCTCACTGATGAAGAGTTCGCTATCATGAAGACGCATCCAGAAATAGGTGCTGAAATTCTTGGTGACTCAGATTCTGACTTGATTGAACTAGCAAAGATTGTGTCCTTAACGCACCATGAAAAATGGGATGGTTCAGGGTACCCTAAAGGATTAAAGGCGGAAGAGATTCCTTTAGAAGGACGTATCGTTGCCATTGCAGACGTTTTTGACGCATTGACGAGTAAACGCCCTTATAAGGAAGCGTGGCCCATTGAAAAAGCCGTTGAATTCATTTCTTCTCAGAGTGGGATACATTTTGATCCTGCGTTAGTGATTTTATTTGAAAAATGCCTGCCTCAACTCATCGAAATTAAAGATCGTTGGCAAGACGAGTAA
- a CDS encoding methyl-accepting chemotaxis protein: MSKVVSSNAEHEVAVDVGQELVSTTDTQGVIQYVNDHFCTVSGFTREELIGQHHNIVRHPEMPKATFADMWSKLQSRQAWRGAVKNRCKGGGYYWVDAFVTPLYENGQLIGFQSVRTKLTTPFKDKAQRLYPKLNAGGRAFNWFDDKERVKDALFFLLSAVFIGLTFLSPFFAFIMVVLPYVVFKGELVDVRQHAVTLKGKYDSISRAIFAGDGAKGVNEFALKIQEGKVNTILGRVIDSTAILDEGVKSLQQAVAKTKSGVEEETAELTEVATAVEQMVASINEVTRNIGHTSDKVASVHQDCRQATNSMSKTMEKVGVLATDVAKYAGSASSLADEANRINGVMQEIQGIADQTNLLALNAAIEAARAGEHGRGFSVVADEVRALSSRTHKATTQIQTSVSEIQSTLLQWSKKLEEGKSSAESCVEETRQTQELVNKVYDDVSDIADSANQMSVASAEQSSVSVSISRNISNISNASKQNFEQVEKVEHEAQGISIRSKALAAMGLTFG; the protein is encoded by the coding sequence ATGAGTAAAGTGGTATCGAGTAATGCTGAACACGAAGTAGCGGTAGATGTTGGGCAAGAACTAGTGTCAACCACTGATACTCAGGGTGTTATTCAGTATGTAAATGATCATTTTTGCACAGTATCAGGTTTTACCCGTGAAGAGCTTATTGGTCAGCACCATAATATTGTGCGACACCCAGAAATGCCCAAGGCTACATTTGCTGATATGTGGAGCAAGCTTCAATCAAGGCAAGCGTGGCGTGGCGCAGTAAAGAACCGCTGTAAAGGCGGGGGATATTATTGGGTTGATGCGTTTGTAACGCCTTTATATGAAAATGGTCAATTAATTGGCTTCCAATCAGTGCGCACCAAGCTTACTACCCCATTTAAAGATAAAGCCCAGCGTTTATATCCAAAATTGAATGCTGGAGGACGCGCATTTAATTGGTTTGACGACAAGGAAAGGGTGAAAGACGCGCTGTTTTTTTTACTAAGTGCGGTATTCATAGGGCTAACATTTTTATCACCTTTTTTTGCGTTTATTATGGTTGTTCTGCCTTATGTTGTTTTTAAAGGTGAGTTAGTTGATGTTCGCCAACACGCAGTTACGTTAAAAGGTAAATACGACAGTATTTCGCGAGCTATTTTCGCAGGAGATGGTGCAAAAGGAGTCAACGAATTTGCCTTAAAAATACAAGAAGGCAAAGTAAATACCATTTTAGGCCGCGTGATCGACAGCACCGCTATATTAGATGAAGGTGTTAAATCACTGCAGCAAGCGGTAGCAAAGACTAAATCAGGCGTTGAAGAGGAAACCGCAGAGCTAACCGAAGTGGCGACTGCAGTTGAACAAATGGTGGCATCAATCAACGAAGTGACGCGTAACATTGGACACACATCTGATAAAGTCGCCAGCGTTCATCAGGATTGTCGCCAAGCAACAAATTCAATGTCTAAAACGATGGAAAAAGTCGGAGTATTAGCAACTGATGTGGCTAAATATGCAGGGTCCGCATCTTCACTCGCAGATGAAGCAAATCGGATAAACGGTGTTATGCAGGAAATTCAGGGCATTGCTGATCAAACAAACTTATTAGCACTAAATGCGGCAATAGAAGCGGCAAGGGCGGGTGAGCACGGACGTGGATTCTCAGTGGTTGCCGATGAAGTCCGCGCGCTCTCAAGTCGTACCCACAAAGCCACAACACAAATACAAACCTCAGTGTCTGAAATACAAAGCACATTACTGCAATGGTCTAAAAAATTAGAGGAAGGAAAGTCGTCTGCCGAGTCTTGTGTTGAAGAAACCAGGCAGACTCAGGAGTTAGTCAATAAAGTGTACGACGATGTTAGTGATATCGCCGATTCAGCCAATCAAATGAGTGTGGCCTCAGCTGAACAAAGCTCAGTTTCTGTTAGTATCAGTCGTAATATTTCCAATATTAGTAATGCGTCGAAACAAAACTTCGAACAAGTCGAAAAAGTTGAGCATGAAGCTCAGGGGATCTCTATTCGTTCAAAAGCATTAGCCGCTATGGGATTAACGTTTGGTTAA